The following proteins are encoded in a genomic region of Coffea eugenioides isolate CCC68of chromosome 6, Ceug_1.0, whole genome shotgun sequence:
- the LOC113776222 gene encoding cysteine-rich receptor-like protein kinase 10 isoform X1: protein MLLLTPKLFLLFLPLLQFSTAETWIKSGYWYSGSEFPVPDINSALYTHLIAAFVHINSSNYELYVSPSDEPYISTFTDIVKKKNPSVVTLLSIWCGVAESFDHGEANSSIFFSMTSQSSSRRSFIESSIRKARSYGFQGIDLFGATPSTPENMTNMEAFLDEWRRAINLESSTSRLILTMAGYYSPVLDSMTYPVDSIRKNLDWVHLRSYDYHMSSKDKFTGAHAALYDPLSRLNTDFGIKNWISKGLPANKLVLGLAYHGYAWTLLDPKNNAIGAPAAGLAITKDGSMSYKYIKWYMTSYGATSVFNSTYVVNYCTIGSFWIGFDDVEAIKTKVSYAKEKGLLGYSIWQVPNDDTKDVLSRAAQAAEDQQKKQHLLFTLLPASAITFLLVAIICYLKRKFILSKVRQITDSGKRSISPHLQAFSYSQIKAATKNFSEENKLGEGGFGPVYKGKLKDGQEIAVKRLSNTSTQGSEEFKNEVSLAAKLQHVNLVRLIGICTEKEEKMLIYDYMPNKSLDFYLYDPTRRLFLDWEKRLAIIEGVTQGLLYLQEYSAYTVIHRDLKASNILLDSELKPKISDFGIAKLFRKDENEANTSRIIGTYGYVPPEYVKRGMYSRKYDVYSFGVLILQIISGKRSSCLYGMHKNLNLLEFAYQLWKDGSALEFLDPSLDDDQSPCKLLRCMQVALLCVQENWEDRPSMLEVSSMLKNENESLPTPKMPAFSTNEHKDVETNFRTDEEFCSVNMATVSDLMPR from the exons ATGTTGTTGCTCACCCCCAAACTCTTCCTCCTATTTCTGCCTCTCCTACAATTTTCAACTGCAGAAACTTGGATAAAATCCGGTTATTGGTATTCTGGCAGTGAATTTCCTGTCCCAGATATCAATTCAGCTCTATATACTCACCTTATTGCTGCCTTTGTGCATATAAATTCTTCAAACTATGAGCTTTATGTTTCTCCTTCTGATGAGCCATATATATCCACCTTCACAGATATTGTCAAGAAGAAAAATCCATCAGTTGTAACACTTTTGTCCATCTGGTGTGGAGTAGCAGAATCCTTCGACCACGGAGAAGCAAACTCTTCTATATTTTTCTCAATGACAAGCCAATCATCGAGCAGGAGATCCTTTATTGAATCCTCTATTCGAAAAGCACGATCGTATGGATTTCAAGGCATTGATCTTTTTGGAGCAACTCCAAGCACCCCTGAGAACATGACCAATATGGAGGCATTTCTCGATGAGTGGCGAAGGGCCATCAATTTGGAGTCCAGTACATCACGGTTGATCTTGACAATGGCAGGTTACTATTCGCCTGTGTTGGACTCAATGACCTACCCTGTGGACTCAATCCGAAAGAACTTAGACTGGGTGCATCTCAGGTCATATGACTATCATATGTCCTCAAAAGACAAGTTTACCGGAGCACATGCTGCTTTATATGATCCACTGAGCAGGCTAAATACTGATTTTGGTATAAAGAACTGGATAAGCAAAGGATTACCAGCCAACAAATTGGTACTTGGCTTGGCATACCACGGCTATGCATGGACACTTTTGGACCCCAAGAACAATGCAATAGGTGCACCAGCTGCAGGTCTGGCCATAACTAAAGATGGATCGATGAgctacaagtatatcaagtggTATATGACAAGTTATGGAGCAACATCAGTTTTCAACTCCACTTATGTGGTGAACTACTGCACCATAGGATCATTTTGGATTGGCTTCGACGATGTAGAGGCTATCAAGACTAAAGTTTCTTATGCAAAGGAAAAGGGACTTCTCGGTTACAGCATATGGCAAGTTCCAAATGATGATACAAAGGATGTACTATCCAGAGCAG CTCAAGCAGCGGAAGATCAACAGAAAAAGCAACACTTACTGTTTACATTACTGCCAGCAAGTGCAATAACCTTTCTCCTGGTGGCAATAATATGTTATCTAAAGAGAAAATTCATCCTATCAAAGG TTAGACAGATCACAGATTCAGGCAAGAGATCTATATCACCGCATCTGCAAGCATTCAGCTATTCTCAAATTAAAGCAGCCACAAAGAATTTCTCAGAGGAGAACAAGCTTGGCGAGGGAGGATTTGGACCTGTTTATAAG GGTAAACTAAAGGATGGCCAAGAAATAGCAGTTAAAAGACTGTCCAACACATCAACACAAGGATCAGAGGAGTTCAAGAATGAGGTTTCACTAGCAGCAAAACTACAACATGTCAATCTAGTGAGGTTAATCGGAATTTGCACGGAGAAGGAGGAAAAGATGCTCATCTATGACTACATGCCAAACAAGAGCTTGGACTTTTATCTCTATG ATCCAACCAGACGGCTATTTCTGGATTGGGAGAAACGGCTTGCTATAATTGAAGGGGTCACTCAAGGTCTACTCTATCTCCAGGAGTACTCAGCATACACAGTAATTCACAGAGACCTGAAAGCTAGCAACATCTTACTTGACAGTGAGCTGAAGCCTAAAATATCAGATTTTGGTATTGCTAAACTTTTcagaaaagatgaaaatgaagCAAACACAAGCAGGATTATTGGAACCTA CGGCTATGTTCCTCCAGAGTATGTAAAACGAGGTATGTATTCAAGAAAGTATGATGTTTACAGCTTCGGTGTGCTGATTTTGCAAATCATAAGTGGCAAGAGGAGCTCATGCCTATACGGAATGCATAAGAATCTGAATCTTTTAGAATTT GCATACCAACTGTGGAAAGATGGCAGTGCCTTGGAGTTCCTGGATCCATCACTTGATGATGATCAATCGCCATGCAAACTTCTAAGGTGTATGCAAGTAGCTCTGCTATGTGTCCAAGAAAATTGGGAAGATAGGCCATCCATGTTAGAGGTCTCCTCTATGCTGAAGAATGAGAATGAGAGTCTGCCCACTCCTAAGATGCCTGCATTTTCAACCAACGAACACAAAGATGTAGAGACAAATTTCAGAACAGATGAGGAATTTTGTTCAGTTAATATGGCAACGGTTTCTGATCTTATGCCTCGATGA
- the LOC113776222 gene encoding class V chitinase-like isoform X3: MLLLTPKLFLLFLPLLQFSTAETWIKSGYWYSGSEFPVPDINSALYTHLIAAFVHINSSNYELYVSPSDEPYISTFTDIVKKKNPSVVTLLSIWCGVAESFDHGEANSSIFFSMTSQSSSRRSFIESSIRKARSYGFQGIDLFGATPSTPENMTNMEAFLDEWRRAINLESSTSRLILTMAGYYSPVLDSMTYPVDSIRKNLDWVHLRSYDYHMSSKDKFTGAHAALYDPLSRLNTDFGIKNWISKGLPANKLVLGLAYHGYAWTLLDPKNNAIGAPAAGLAITKDGSMSYKYIKWYMTSYGATSVFNSTYVVNYCTIGSFWIGFDDVEAIKTKVSYAKEKGLLGYSIWQVPNDDTKDVLSRAAQAAEDQQKKQHLLFTLLPASAITFLLVAIICYLKRKFILSKVRQITDSGKRSISPHLQAFSYSQIKAATKNFSEENKLGEGGFGPVYKGKLKDGQEIAVKRLSNTSTQGSEEFKNEVSLAAKLQHVNLVRLIGICTEKEEKMLIYDYMPNKSLDFYLYDPTRRLFLDWEKRLAIIEGVTQGLLYLQEYSAYTVIHRDLKASNILLDSELKPKISDFGIAKLFRKDENEANTSRIIGTYGYVPPEYVKRVTTHLQ; encoded by the exons ATGTTGTTGCTCACCCCCAAACTCTTCCTCCTATTTCTGCCTCTCCTACAATTTTCAACTGCAGAAACTTGGATAAAATCCGGTTATTGGTATTCTGGCAGTGAATTTCCTGTCCCAGATATCAATTCAGCTCTATATACTCACCTTATTGCTGCCTTTGTGCATATAAATTCTTCAAACTATGAGCTTTATGTTTCTCCTTCTGATGAGCCATATATATCCACCTTCACAGATATTGTCAAGAAGAAAAATCCATCAGTTGTAACACTTTTGTCCATCTGGTGTGGAGTAGCAGAATCCTTCGACCACGGAGAAGCAAACTCTTCTATATTTTTCTCAATGACAAGCCAATCATCGAGCAGGAGATCCTTTATTGAATCCTCTATTCGAAAAGCACGATCGTATGGATTTCAAGGCATTGATCTTTTTGGAGCAACTCCAAGCACCCCTGAGAACATGACCAATATGGAGGCATTTCTCGATGAGTGGCGAAGGGCCATCAATTTGGAGTCCAGTACATCACGGTTGATCTTGACAATGGCAGGTTACTATTCGCCTGTGTTGGACTCAATGACCTACCCTGTGGACTCAATCCGAAAGAACTTAGACTGGGTGCATCTCAGGTCATATGACTATCATATGTCCTCAAAAGACAAGTTTACCGGAGCACATGCTGCTTTATATGATCCACTGAGCAGGCTAAATACTGATTTTGGTATAAAGAACTGGATAAGCAAAGGATTACCAGCCAACAAATTGGTACTTGGCTTGGCATACCACGGCTATGCATGGACACTTTTGGACCCCAAGAACAATGCAATAGGTGCACCAGCTGCAGGTCTGGCCATAACTAAAGATGGATCGATGAgctacaagtatatcaagtggTATATGACAAGTTATGGAGCAACATCAGTTTTCAACTCCACTTATGTGGTGAACTACTGCACCATAGGATCATTTTGGATTGGCTTCGACGATGTAGAGGCTATCAAGACTAAAGTTTCTTATGCAAAGGAAAAGGGACTTCTCGGTTACAGCATATGGCAAGTTCCAAATGATGATACAAAGGATGTACTATCCAGAGCAG CTCAAGCAGCGGAAGATCAACAGAAAAAGCAACACTTACTGTTTACATTACTGCCAGCAAGTGCAATAACCTTTCTCCTGGTGGCAATAATATGTTATCTAAAGAGAAAATTCATCCTATCAAAGG TTAGACAGATCACAGATTCAGGCAAGAGATCTATATCACCGCATCTGCAAGCATTCAGCTATTCTCAAATTAAAGCAGCCACAAAGAATTTCTCAGAGGAGAACAAGCTTGGCGAGGGAGGATTTGGACCTGTTTATAAG GGTAAACTAAAGGATGGCCAAGAAATAGCAGTTAAAAGACTGTCCAACACATCAACACAAGGATCAGAGGAGTTCAAGAATGAGGTTTCACTAGCAGCAAAACTACAACATGTCAATCTAGTGAGGTTAATCGGAATTTGCACGGAGAAGGAGGAAAAGATGCTCATCTATGACTACATGCCAAACAAGAGCTTGGACTTTTATCTCTATG ATCCAACCAGACGGCTATTTCTGGATTGGGAGAAACGGCTTGCTATAATTGAAGGGGTCACTCAAGGTCTACTCTATCTCCAGGAGTACTCAGCATACACAGTAATTCACAGAGACCTGAAAGCTAGCAACATCTTACTTGACAGTGAGCTGAAGCCTAAAATATCAGATTTTGGTATTGCTAAACTTTTcagaaaagatgaaaatgaagCAAACACAAGCAGGATTATTGGAACCTA CGGCTATGTTCCTCCAGAGTATGTAAAACGAG tgacaacacacCTGCAATAA
- the LOC113776222 gene encoding class V chitinase-like isoform X2 → MLLLTPKLFLLFLPLLQFSTAETWIKSGYWYSGSEFPVPDINSALYTHLIAAFVHINSSNYELYVSPSDEPYISTFTDIVKKKNPSVVTLLSIWCGVAESFDHGEANSSIFFSMTSQSSSRRSFIESSIRKARSYGFQGIDLFGATPSTPENMTNMEAFLDEWRRAINLESSTSRLILTMAGYYSPVLDSMTYPVDSIRKNLDWVHLRSYDYHMSSKDKFTGAHAALYDPLSRLNTDFGIKNWISKGLPANKLVLGLAYHGYAWTLLDPKNNAIGAPAAGLAITKDGSMSYKYIKWYMTSYGATSVFNSTYVVNYCTIGSFWIGFDDVEAIKTKVSYAKEKGLLGYSIWQVPNDDTKDVLSRAAQAAEDQQKKQHLLFTLLPASAITFLLVAIICYLKRKFILSKVRQITDSGKRSISPHLQAFSYSQIKAATKNFSEENKLGEGGFGPVYKGKLKDGQEIAVKRLSNTSTQGSEEFKNEVSLAAKLQHVNLVRLIGICTEKEEKMLIYDYMPNKSLDFYLYDPTRRLFLDWEKRLAIIEGVTQGLLYLQEYSAYTVIHRDLKASNILLDSELKPKISDFGIAKLFRKDENEANTSRIIGTYGYVPPEYVKRGIPTVERWQCLGVPGSIT, encoded by the exons ATGTTGTTGCTCACCCCCAAACTCTTCCTCCTATTTCTGCCTCTCCTACAATTTTCAACTGCAGAAACTTGGATAAAATCCGGTTATTGGTATTCTGGCAGTGAATTTCCTGTCCCAGATATCAATTCAGCTCTATATACTCACCTTATTGCTGCCTTTGTGCATATAAATTCTTCAAACTATGAGCTTTATGTTTCTCCTTCTGATGAGCCATATATATCCACCTTCACAGATATTGTCAAGAAGAAAAATCCATCAGTTGTAACACTTTTGTCCATCTGGTGTGGAGTAGCAGAATCCTTCGACCACGGAGAAGCAAACTCTTCTATATTTTTCTCAATGACAAGCCAATCATCGAGCAGGAGATCCTTTATTGAATCCTCTATTCGAAAAGCACGATCGTATGGATTTCAAGGCATTGATCTTTTTGGAGCAACTCCAAGCACCCCTGAGAACATGACCAATATGGAGGCATTTCTCGATGAGTGGCGAAGGGCCATCAATTTGGAGTCCAGTACATCACGGTTGATCTTGACAATGGCAGGTTACTATTCGCCTGTGTTGGACTCAATGACCTACCCTGTGGACTCAATCCGAAAGAACTTAGACTGGGTGCATCTCAGGTCATATGACTATCATATGTCCTCAAAAGACAAGTTTACCGGAGCACATGCTGCTTTATATGATCCACTGAGCAGGCTAAATACTGATTTTGGTATAAAGAACTGGATAAGCAAAGGATTACCAGCCAACAAATTGGTACTTGGCTTGGCATACCACGGCTATGCATGGACACTTTTGGACCCCAAGAACAATGCAATAGGTGCACCAGCTGCAGGTCTGGCCATAACTAAAGATGGATCGATGAgctacaagtatatcaagtggTATATGACAAGTTATGGAGCAACATCAGTTTTCAACTCCACTTATGTGGTGAACTACTGCACCATAGGATCATTTTGGATTGGCTTCGACGATGTAGAGGCTATCAAGACTAAAGTTTCTTATGCAAAGGAAAAGGGACTTCTCGGTTACAGCATATGGCAAGTTCCAAATGATGATACAAAGGATGTACTATCCAGAGCAG CTCAAGCAGCGGAAGATCAACAGAAAAAGCAACACTTACTGTTTACATTACTGCCAGCAAGTGCAATAACCTTTCTCCTGGTGGCAATAATATGTTATCTAAAGAGAAAATTCATCCTATCAAAGG TTAGACAGATCACAGATTCAGGCAAGAGATCTATATCACCGCATCTGCAAGCATTCAGCTATTCTCAAATTAAAGCAGCCACAAAGAATTTCTCAGAGGAGAACAAGCTTGGCGAGGGAGGATTTGGACCTGTTTATAAG GGTAAACTAAAGGATGGCCAAGAAATAGCAGTTAAAAGACTGTCCAACACATCAACACAAGGATCAGAGGAGTTCAAGAATGAGGTTTCACTAGCAGCAAAACTACAACATGTCAATCTAGTGAGGTTAATCGGAATTTGCACGGAGAAGGAGGAAAAGATGCTCATCTATGACTACATGCCAAACAAGAGCTTGGACTTTTATCTCTATG ATCCAACCAGACGGCTATTTCTGGATTGGGAGAAACGGCTTGCTATAATTGAAGGGGTCACTCAAGGTCTACTCTATCTCCAGGAGTACTCAGCATACACAGTAATTCACAGAGACCTGAAAGCTAGCAACATCTTACTTGACAGTGAGCTGAAGCCTAAAATATCAGATTTTGGTATTGCTAAACTTTTcagaaaagatgaaaatgaagCAAACACAAGCAGGATTATTGGAACCTA CGGCTATGTTCCTCCAGAGTATGTAAAACGAG GCATACCAACTGTGGAAAGATGGCAGTGCCTTGGAGTTCCTGGATCCATCACTTGA
- the LOC113773690 gene encoding uncharacterized protein LOC113773690 — MDRNSIRRKRYLEMPPHLKDALLRRRRDAYAAKKSRLLPSVSACGHQPVVASQGSLPLPLDANLLIPVPSGQHSHGAPVVSHVVQLCDTSASVPTRPASSSATLPDAASVSGQSANRKRRAPSRLQKIAAETLLLPSGPDCHHCGAKRFHLEPPNFCCSGGEVALVGTSMPYDLMRLFTGDDEECEHFRRNVRTYNNNVAFTTFATKYDRELTKNHFGVYTFRLQGQVYHFLNSLVSPGDTAFGIQLYFFDIDSELAQRVGGSPKLRESTLRLLMRVLSDNPYARFLRNLRSVPDLDRHKIILNCNPTLDQRVYNLPSASQVAAIWTETDVVDDTHDRSAHIQVYSHSDTGYTIKHYYACYDSLQYPLLFSHGESGWCHGIQRTQVRPAPQNRGSSGNDTVIDPSSVTTATLGKEEKSTVTAREYYCYKLQMRDGDRSMLLHALRLLQQYSVDVYVKIKTSRLDFHRKKQKELRTEALKGVLDSVSAGDVSGSKVGRRVILPASFIGGPRDMRRRYLDAMALVQKYGKLDIF, encoded by the exons ATGGATAGAAATTCTATCCGTCGCAAACGCTACCTTGAAATGCCACCACACCTGAAAGATGCCCTTTTGCGCCGTCGTCGGGATGCTTACGCTGCGAAGAAGAGCAGGCTGCTCCCTTCTGTCTCGGCCTGTGGCCATCAGCCTGTTGTCGCCTCTCAGGGTTCCCTCCCCCTCCCGCTAGACGCAAACTTGCTTATTCCTGTCCCGTCCGGCCAGCATTCGCATGGTGCGCCTGTTGTTTCTCACGTTGTCCAGCTTTGTGACACATCAGCTTCCGTGCCTACACGCCCTGCTTCGTCATCTGCGACACTGCCCGACGCAG CTTCTGTTTCGGGCCAATCTGCCAACCGAAAACGGCGCGCTCCTTCTCGGCTACAAAAGATAGCTGCGGAAACCTTGCTATTGCCATCCGGTCCCGATTGCCACCACTGTGGTGCTAAGAGGTTTCATTTGGAACCTCCAAACTTTTGCTGCTCGGGTGGGGAGGTCGCGCTTGTTGGCACGTCCATGCCTTACGACCTCATGCGTTTGTTTACTGGTGACGATGAAGAATGTGAACACTTTAGGCGAAACGTTCGCACTTATAATAACAACGTCGCTTTCACCACTTTTGCTACCAAGTACGACCGggaattgaccaaaaatcattttGGTGTTTACACATTTCGTTTGCAGGGCCAGGTCTACCACTTTTTGAATAGCTTGGTCTCGCCCGGCGATACGGCTTTCGGCATTCAGTTGTACTTCTTCGACATTGATTCCGAACTTGCGCAAAGAGTCGGTGGCTCTCCCAAATTACGTGAATCTACTCTTCGCCTTCTCATGCGTGTTTTGTCGGACAACCCGTATGCTAGGTTTTTAAGAAATCTGCGGTCCGTCCCAGACCTAGACAGGCACAAAATCATCCTAAACTGCAATCCAACACTTGATCAGCGTGTATACAATCTGCCGTCTGCTTCACAGGTTGCGGCAATATGGACAGAAACTGATGTTGTTGACGACACTCATGATAGGTCTGCTCACATCCAAGTATACAGCCATTCAGATACAGGCTACACAATCAAGCATTATTACGCTTGTTATGATAGTTTGCAGTATCCTTTGTTATTTTCACACGGTGAATCTGGCTGGTGCCATGGGATCCAGCGCACTCAGGTTAGGCCTGCTCCCCAAAATCGTGGTTCTTCTGGCAACGACACTGTGATCGATCCATCCTCTGTCACCA CCGCTACTTTGGGTAAAGAGGAGAAAAGCACTGTTACTGCAAGGGAATATTATTGCTATAAGTTGCAGATGCGAGACGGCGATAGGAGTATGCTGTTGCACGCCCTTCGCCTGCTGCAGCAGTACTCTGTTGATGTCTACGTCAAAATTAAGACGTCTAGGCTTGATTTTCacaggaaaaaacaaaaagaacttCGCACAGAGGCGCTTAAGGGTGTGCTGGATAGTGTTTCTGCTGGGGATGTATCTGGCTCCAAGGTTGGCCGTAGAGTCATCTTGCCTGCTTCTTTTATCGGAGGTCCGCGAGATATGAGACGTCGCTATCTCGATGCCATGGCTCTGGTGCAAAAATATGGCAAGCTTGATATTTTTTGA